The following are encoded together in the Vibrio zhugei genome:
- a CDS encoding DUF4123 domain-containing protein, with the protein MSSAPINPEWRIYPFDLDSLYHSPALYMIVETLLWEDWKFNLYKHGVEPEFAPLFHTTPYQHIDEGPVVMRITRSKELIDMCVEHMNASPCGCFITTSDDIEWKTLLSTLRQAIMAPNERTEVLLRYYDPRTLLPLLAVMSDEERTQLFPGIQQFIWTSQQQWLVSTMDAAQQKDESQPWILTDAKLEHMQTVLDQWS; encoded by the coding sequence ATGTCCAGTGCACCAATAAATCCCGAATGGCGAATTTATCCTTTTGATTTAGATTCACTCTATCATTCGCCCGCTCTTTATATGATCGTTGAAACGCTACTTTGGGAAGATTGGAAATTTAACTTATATAAACATGGTGTCGAGCCTGAATTTGCCCCTTTATTTCATACGACGCCTTATCAACATATTGATGAAGGACCGGTTGTGATGCGTATTACGCGCTCCAAGGAATTGATTGATATGTGCGTGGAACACATGAATGCATCGCCGTGTGGGTGTTTTATTACGACGAGCGACGACATTGAATGGAAGACGTTACTGAGTACATTGCGTCAAGCCATAATGGCACCGAATGAAAGAACCGAAGTGTTATTGCGTTATTACGATCCAAGAACATTACTCCCTCTTTTAGCCGTAATGAGTGACGAAGAGCGCACTCAGTTATTTCCAGGCATTCAGCAGTTTATTTGGACGTCACAGCAACAATGGCTTGTCTCTACGATGGATGCGGCCCAACAAAAAGATGAATCGCAGCCTTGGATCTTAACCGATGCAAAACTTGAACACATGCAAACTGTTTTAGACCAGTGGTCATAG
- a CDS encoding IS30 family transposase: protein MNYQQLTEGRRYQISALLERGISVPEIAKTVQCHRSTVYRELKRGRKGEHYCPNEAQMSSTKKRKTARKYRIPKERVDFIRLLLETDWSPEQISNVLTKIGASVSHEWIYRFVAQDKRLGGKLYRHLRQGHKRYRRGKQEKAPAIKNAVSIDDRPSIVDSKERFGDWEIDTVLGKHGTGAMVTILERKTRFYVVKKVPSKSADDVTKATIELLKPYKKHVHTITADNGREFAGHETIAKELKADVYFAHPYSSWERGANENANGLLRQYVKKGTDLTTVTDIDIEFALSRINYRPRKCLGFKQAAIIFEEMALAS, encoded by the coding sequence ATGAATTATCAACAGTTGACCGAAGGCAGAAGATACCAGATTTCTGCTCTTTTGGAACGGGGAATTTCGGTTCCTGAAATAGCTAAAACAGTTCAGTGCCACCGCTCGACGGTATACCGTGAGCTTAAACGCGGTCGGAAGGGAGAGCATTATTGCCCTAACGAAGCCCAGATGTCGTCTACCAAAAAGCGCAAAACAGCACGTAAATACCGAATACCAAAGGAACGTGTCGATTTTATCCGCCTTCTTTTAGAAACAGATTGGAGTCCAGAGCAGATTTCTAATGTATTAACGAAAATTGGTGCATCTGTCAGTCATGAGTGGATCTATCGCTTTGTTGCTCAAGATAAACGTTTGGGCGGTAAGTTATATCGTCACTTGAGACAAGGTCATAAGCGGTATCGCCGAGGTAAACAAGAGAAAGCTCCAGCGATAAAAAATGCCGTTTCGATTGATGATAGACCAAGCATCGTTGACAGTAAGGAGCGGTTTGGTGACTGGGAAATCGACACTGTGCTAGGTAAGCATGGTACAGGTGCAATGGTGACTATTTTAGAGCGTAAGACTCGATTTTACGTGGTAAAGAAAGTGCCATCTAAGTCAGCGGATGATGTCACCAAAGCGACAATAGAGCTACTGAAGCCCTATAAGAAACATGTCCATACCATTACGGCAGATAACGGGCGAGAGTTTGCAGGTCATGAAACCATCGCAAAAGAATTAAAGGCTGATGTGTACTTTGCTCATCCGTACAGTTCTTGGGAGCGTGGTGCTAATGAGAATGCGAACGGTCTTTTAAGGCAATATGTGAAGAAAGGAACCGATCTAACGACAGTGACGGACATCGATATAGAGTTCGCTTTATCGCGAATAAATTACCGTCCGAGAAAGTGTTTAGGCTTCAAGCAGGCAGCGATTATATTTGAGGAGATGGCTTTAGCTTCTTGA
- the tssI gene encoding type VI secretion system tip protein TssI/VgrG, with protein MLSVATHKLTRICHYNWEHARSVSIGAIAILLHKRGKPTYTFAQSAVASDIDYQLSGYEHYDAPGRYKDDESGKAFNAIRLAYLRRESQTLTGKSNQQCLQAGYQFSLTEHLNDELNRDYLVVGLSVQGEQPQALEEEGGSGATTYANQFTVIPATLTWQAKPTPKPQVDGPMIAFVVGPDGEEIFCDEHGRVKLHFPWDRYSNSDEQSSCWVRVSQGWAGSQYGMSAIPRIGHEVIVSFLNGDPDQPIVTGGTYNENNIPPYVLPDHKTKTVLRTETHQGDGYNELSFEDQVDEETIFLHAQKDYDGITNNDHTRVVHNDKHLTVDRHDYTKVKRNQHESTKGESRTAVDKNRTFVIDGDMHVKAGKVWVNESGTEIHIKAGQKVVIESGAEITAVAGGSFVKVDPAGVHLSGAGINLNCGLVAKLPGGVDAADAPEEAVAYTATPSQSGLSPNVYTAVTPGTYSQMVSNGELTKEICNCGKGGTCPVHQ; from the coding sequence TTGCTTTCAGTAGCCACGCACAAATTAACAAGAATTTGTCATTATAATTGGGAGCATGCTCGCTCTGTATCTATAGGAGCAATCGCTATATTATTACATAAAAGAGGTAAACCGACCTATACGTTTGCACAAAGCGCCGTTGCCTCAGATATTGATTATCAATTATCCGGGTATGAGCATTATGATGCGCCAGGTCGCTATAAAGACGACGAAAGCGGTAAAGCGTTTAATGCTATTCGTCTTGCTTATCTACGCCGTGAATCGCAAACGCTCACAGGGAAAAGTAACCAGCAATGTTTACAAGCTGGGTATCAATTTTCGCTGACTGAGCATCTGAACGATGAGTTGAATCGCGATTATTTAGTGGTTGGGCTGAGCGTGCAAGGTGAACAGCCACAAGCCTTAGAAGAAGAAGGCGGTTCAGGCGCAACCACGTATGCGAACCAGTTTACGGTGATCCCCGCGACGCTCACTTGGCAAGCCAAGCCCACCCCGAAACCGCAAGTGGATGGCCCGATGATTGCGTTTGTGGTGGGGCCGGATGGCGAAGAAATCTTTTGTGATGAGCACGGCCGCGTTAAATTGCATTTCCCGTGGGATCGCTATTCCAACAGTGATGAGCAAAGCTCTTGCTGGGTGCGCGTGTCTCAAGGTTGGGCGGGCAGCCAATATGGGATGTCCGCCATTCCGCGTATTGGTCATGAAGTGATTGTGTCATTTTTAAATGGCGATCCGGATCAACCGATTGTGACGGGTGGGACCTACAACGAGAACAACATTCCGCCGTACGTATTACCGGATCATAAAACCAAGACAGTGCTTCGCACTGAAACCCATCAAGGGGATGGCTACAACGAGCTGAGTTTTGAAGATCAGGTGGATGAAGAAACCATCTTCTTACACGCGCAGAAAGATTACGACGGCATCACCAACAATGACCATACGCGTGTGGTGCACAATGATAAGCACCTTACTGTTGACCGACATGACTACACCAAGGTCAAGCGCAATCAGCATGAATCGACCAAAGGCGAAAGCCGCACCGCAGTGGATAAAAACCGCACCTTTGTGATTGATGGCGACATGCACGTGAAAGCGGGCAAAGTGTGGGTGAATGAATCGGGCACGGAAATTCATATCAAAGCCGGTCAAAAAGTGGTGATTGAATCCGGCGCAGAAATTACCGCGGTGGCCGGTGGCAGCTTTGTCAAAGTCGATCCAGCAGGCGTGCATCTTTCTGGCGCGGGCATTAATCTCAACTGTGGCCTGGTGGCGAAGTTGCCAGGTGGTGTGGACGCGGCCGATGCCCCTGAGGAAGCGGTTGCTTACACAGCGACACCCAGTCAGTCTGGGTTATCCCCTAACGTTTATACCGCAGTCACGCCCGGTACTTATAGTCAAATGGTTTCAAACGGCGAATTAACCAAAGAAATTTGTAATTGTGGAAAAGGTGGAACATGTCCAGTGCACCAATAA
- a CDS encoding LysM peptidoglycan-binding domain-containing protein: MSNSYTIQSGDTLLGIAVEHNVLFDDILALNPEYQANPDKIFPGKTIRLPEEETLKHTEAANQVPPPGILRGTCEKGAISSAPTCVAEELVDIVFVLDDEHKPADFYCLTQKDKDLLLEEETITQGFIKQLKELNSKAPNPETATEEDVKQHILDRQAWLESVINAGAVGYGEDTSSHQPQVASTGESTSEPSQVATTGESDTSGNKSGLDKDENKKQIESRIEEISQKIGFVDEYTHEFFQDKSGKIIGEKLLAELEDDQQYWQSLLDKAEKKSVSATKQKVDLNDFAHIRKKTLKPAATDHIKEIVVAGENRTIYVRPQFLLREKDKHWVSNTSDVGFKEALDALDPQKFKKKLQESLRQDLFKNKEIPKTLKANLAKWEVEGWNWVAWEAHGYLNNSDGKTVFALSSSAQLFRWAAQASAGSKLELQDGVSADIGVGADASFSLAEAAVKTEAYVPYKQGWELSLTYQNEKKEDCRYSFGRFRFKAAIELSAFLGVTASGNVGAAATTDKKVENPNPGTDIIIAPNVSIEPQRKTENTPGGNIGVKAGGFAGAQLGGQVTGAVEWLDPDDAPKLDFSALAQVSAEGNVAFGAGAGVDFQLALIDNSKFYLHCSAQVVWGPGAKGGFATEIDGDKLFDSRIQLRSATLSNIKKLKPSPQI, from the coding sequence ATGTCGAATTCTTACACGATACAATCGGGTGACACTCTTTTAGGCATTGCCGTTGAACACAATGTATTATTTGACGATATTCTCGCGTTGAATCCTGAATATCAAGCCAATCCTGATAAGATTTTTCCGGGGAAAACGATCCGTTTACCTGAAGAAGAGACACTCAAACACACGGAAGCAGCGAATCAAGTTCCGCCTCCTGGTATTTTGAGAGGTACCTGCGAAAAAGGCGCGATTAGCAGTGCGCCAACGTGTGTGGCGGAAGAGTTGGTCGATATCGTCTTTGTTTTAGATGACGAACATAAGCCAGCAGATTTTTATTGTCTCACGCAAAAAGATAAAGATTTACTGCTTGAAGAAGAGACCATCACACAAGGATTTATCAAGCAATTAAAAGAGTTAAATAGTAAAGCGCCCAACCCAGAGACAGCAACGGAAGAAGACGTTAAACAGCACATATTGGATCGTCAAGCTTGGTTAGAGTCGGTGATCAATGCGGGCGCTGTGGGGTATGGAGAAGACACGTCGAGTCATCAGCCTCAAGTCGCTTCGACAGGCGAGAGTACGAGTGAACCGTCGCAAGTTGCCACAACAGGCGAGAGTGATACATCGGGGAATAAGTCTGGTCTTGATAAGGATGAAAATAAGAAACAGATCGAATCAAGGATTGAAGAAATAAGCCAAAAAATTGGATTTGTCGATGAATATACCCATGAGTTTTTTCAAGATAAATCTGGCAAAATTATCGGCGAAAAACTGCTTGCTGAGCTCGAAGATGATCAACAATATTGGCAATCATTATTGGATAAAGCAGAAAAAAAATCAGTCTCGGCCACGAAACAAAAAGTAGATTTAAACGATTTTGCTCATATTAGAAAGAAAACATTGAAACCAGCAGCAACCGATCATATCAAAGAGATTGTAGTGGCGGGCGAGAATCGGACGATATATGTGCGTCCTCAGTTTTTATTGAGAGAAAAAGATAAACATTGGGTTTCGAATACATCGGATGTCGGTTTCAAAGAAGCGTTGGATGCATTGGATCCGCAGAAATTTAAAAAGAAACTCCAAGAGAGCCTAAGACAAGATTTATTTAAAAATAAAGAGATCCCCAAAACGCTCAAAGCCAATCTTGCGAAGTGGGAGGTCGAAGGGTGGAACTGGGTCGCATGGGAGGCGCATGGTTACCTCAATAATAGTGATGGTAAAACGGTATTTGCTTTAAGTAGTAGTGCCCAATTATTCCGCTGGGCGGCTCAGGCCAGCGCTGGTAGCAAATTAGAGTTACAAGATGGTGTCTCGGCGGACATTGGTGTGGGGGCCGACGCCTCGTTTTCATTGGCAGAGGCGGCGGTCAAAACAGAAGCCTACGTGCCTTATAAGCAAGGGTGGGAGCTCAGTTTAACCTACCAAAATGAGAAAAAAGAGGATTGTCGTTATTCATTTGGGCGTTTCCGATTTAAAGCGGCGATTGAGCTCAGTGCATTTCTTGGTGTGACGGCATCCGGGAATGTGGGGGCGGCTGCGACGACCGATAAAAAGGTGGAAAACCCGAACCCTGGTACGGATATTATTATTGCGCCCAACGTTAGCATTGAGCCACAACGTAAAACTGAGAATACTCCCGGCGGCAATATCGGTGTCAAGGCGGGCGGCTTTGCAGGCGCCCAATTGGGCGGGCAGGTCACAGGCGCAGTTGAGTGGTTAGATCCGGATGATGCCCCCAAACTTGATTTTTCCGCGTTAGCGCAAGTGTCTGCAGAAGGCAATGTGGCCTTTGGTGCCGGCGCGGGCGTCGATTTTCAGCTAGCTTTAATTGACAACAGTAAATTTTATTTACATTGCTCTGCACAAGTGGTTTGGGGCCCTGGTGCCAAAGGCGGATTTGCCACAGAAATCGATGGCGATAAATTATTTGATTCCCGAATTCAACTGCGAAGTGCGACACTCTCCAATATCAAGAAGCTAAAGCCATCTCCTCAAATATAA
- a CDS encoding formylglycine-generating enzyme family protein — MTSETLSKKQVKTIVDNINTLYPDASKDLKEKAADVVVRAVENLVYVKGGTFDMGDFKTNCNIPSKTFTRMDWSPDASCLASPASVANGAQHLHKVTLDSYSISKYMTSFGDMEWMRKINQLPVALYAFHEKRQVKRSDPDYQDRVDHKSNRPASTKSWQEAKDYCLWLRKISTINFDLPTEAQWEYAARSRGKHVYYATNTGYRQVREGSYYDPKTKKYVEYTDNEVNASLSIENIGIYPPNPLGLYDMTSVNRQWVNDWYSKDYYLHSPIKNPQGPEKGAQKIVRSGRAVRVFGRGGQDPQLKHHSISDSFRCAAN, encoded by the coding sequence GTGACTAGCGAGACATTGTCGAAAAAACAGGTGAAGACGATTGTTGACAATATTAATACCCTGTACCCGGATGCCTCTAAAGATCTGAAAGAAAAAGCCGCCGATGTGGTGGTCCGCGCCGTCGAAAACTTGGTGTATGTTAAAGGTGGCACCTTTGACATGGGCGATTTTAAAACCAACTGTAATATTCCATCAAAAACGTTCACTCGCATGGATTGGTCGCCCGATGCCAGCTGTTTAGCCTCTCCTGCAAGCGTAGCGAATGGCGCGCAACACCTTCATAAAGTTACGCTTGATTCCTATTCCATATCAAAATATATGACCTCATTTGGCGATATGGAATGGATGCGTAAAATTAACCAATTACCAGTTGCGCTGTATGCGTTTCATGAAAAACGCCAAGTAAAACGCAGTGACCCAGATTACCAAGACAGAGTCGATCATAAATCAAATCGTCCGGCGTCAACCAAAAGCTGGCAAGAAGCCAAAGATTATTGTTTGTGGCTTAGGAAAATTTCAACAATCAATTTCGATCTCCCTACAGAAGCCCAATGGGAATATGCCGCGCGTAGCCGTGGGAAACATGTGTATTATGCCACGAATACCGGCTATCGTCAGGTTCGCGAAGGCAGTTATTATGACCCCAAAACCAAGAAATATGTTGAATATACAGATAATGAAGTCAACGCCTCGTTAAGTATAGAAAATATAGGTATTTACCCTCCAAACCCATTAGGCCTTTATGATATGACAAGCGTCAATAGACAATGGGTTAATGATTGGTATAGTAAAGATTACTATCTACATTCTCCAATAAAAAACCCCCAAGGACCAGAAAAAGGGGCTCAAAAAATTGTTCGTTCTGGTAGAGCCGTCAGAGTCTTTGGCCGAGGAGGTCAAGATCCACAACTGAAACATCATTCAATAAGCGACAGCTTTAGATGTGCAGCAAATTAA
- a CDS encoding formylglycine-generating enzyme family protein, which yields MNTIVDNINTLYPDASKNLKEKAADVVIRAVENLVYVKGGTFDMGDFKTNCNIPSKTFDRMDWSPDASCLASPASVANGAQHLHQVTLDSYSISKYMTSFGDMEWMHKINQLPVALYAFHEKRQVKRSDADYQDRVDYASDYPASTKSWQEAKDYCLWLGKISTIKFDLPTEAQWEYAARSRGKHVYYATNTGYRQVREGSYYNPKTQKYVEYNNNQVNASNHIEKIGVYPPNPLGLYDMTSVNKQWVNDWYSKNYYLHSPEKNPKGPKTGSEKVVRSGVAVRVFGRRGQDPQLKYHSVNYSFRCSAN from the coding sequence GTGAATACGATTGTTGATAATATTAACACCCTGTACCCGGATGCCTCTAAAAATCTGAAAGAAAAAGCCGCCGATGTGGTCATCCGCGCCGTCGAAAACTTGGTGTATGTTAAAGGTGGCACCTTTGATATGGGCGATTTTAAAACCAACTGTAATATTCCATCAAAAACGTTTGACCGCATGGATTGGTCACCGGATGCCAGCTGTTTAGCCTCTCCTGCAAGCGTGGCGAATGGCGCGCAACATTTACACCAAGTTACGCTTGATTCCTACTCTATCTCGAAATATATGACTTCATTCGGTGATATGGAATGGATGCATAAAATCAACCAATTACCAGTTGCGCTGTATGCGTTTCATGAAAAACGTCAAGTAAAACGCAGCGATGCAGATTACCAAGACAGAGTCGATTATGCTTCAGATTACCCCGCGTCAACCAAAAGCTGGCAAGAAGCCAAAGATTATTGTTTGTGGCTTGGCAAAATTTCAACAATCAAGTTCGACCTCCCTACCGAAGCTCAGTGGGAATACGCCGCGCGTAGCCGTGGGAAACATGTGTATTATGCAACGAATACCGGCTATCGCCAGGTTCGCGAAGGCAGTTACTATAATCCCAAAACCCAAAAATATGTTGAATATAACAACAATCAAGTGAACGCCTCGAATCATATTGAAAAGATAGGTGTCTATCCCCCTAATCCATTAGGCCTTTATGATATGACGAGTGTCAATAAACAATGGGTTAATGATTGGTATAGTAAGAATTACTACCTACACTCTCCTGAAAAAAACCCAAAAGGACCAAAAACAGGCTCTGAAAAGGTTGTTCGCAGTGGTGTAGCCGTTAGAGTATTTGGCCGAAGAGGTCAAGATCCACAACTGAAATACCATTCAGTAAATTATAGTTTTCGTTGTTCAGCAAATTAA
- a CDS encoding LysM peptidoglycan-binding domain-containing protein — MSNSYTIQSGDTLLGIAVEHNVLFDDILALNPEYQANPDKIFPGKTIRLPEEETLKQTEAANQVPPPGILRGTCEKGAISSAPTCVAEELVDIVFVLDDEHKPADFYCLTQKDKDLLLEEETITQGFIKQLKELNSKAPNPETATEEDVKQHILDRQAWLESVINAGAVGYGEDTSSHQPQVASTGESTSEPSQVATTGESDTSGNKSGLDKDENKKQIESRIEEISQKIGFVDEYTHEFFQDKSGKIIGEKLLAELEDDQQYWQSLLDKAEKKSVSATKQKVDLNDFAHIRKKTLKPAATDHIKEIVVAGENRTIYVRPQFLLREKDKHWVSNTSDVGFKEALDALDPQKFKKKLQESLRQDLFKNKEIPKTLKANLAKWEVEGWNWVAWEAHGYLNNSDGKTVFALSSSAQLFRWAAQASAGSKLELQDGVSADIGVGADASFSLAEAAVKTEAYVPYKQGWELSLTYQNEKKEDCRYSFGRFRFKAAIELSAFLGVTASGNVGAAATTDKKVENPNPGTDIIIAPNVSIEPQRKTENTPGGNIGVKAGGFAGAQSGGQVTGAVEWLDPDDAPKLDFSALAQVSAEGNVAFGAGAGVDFQLALIDNSKFYLHCSAQVVWGPGAKGGFATEIDVGKLFDLFIVIAKGLQYVDYRQLRNIEPPVYEYFKNSTYVAFASELIDDPSETFTKYMGKGFDFFEDYFARRRKVREDALKIADNVLNDNSQVWEKYDQSLLFPETIGMMLHTLVTDFFWKSTEKQEKAICYLLSNTVTSWRKLSEVLCRMNKDGHKEGNVDAMIANLKRINAILDGDQQDEFDDWILELSVKDKRDLLNRDGRLAFTPLTGDQFRNKEAEVRGKIARLTTPDSNEYFV; from the coding sequence ATGTCGAATTCTTACACGATACAATCGGGTGACACTCTTTTAGGCATTGCCGTTGAACACAATGTATTATTTGACGATATTCTCGCGTTGAATCCTGAATATCAAGCCAATCCTGATAAGATTTTTCCGGGGAAAACGATCCGTTTACCTGAAGAAGAGACACTCAAACAAACGGAAGCAGCGAATCAAGTTCCGCCTCCTGGTATTTTGAGAGGTACCTGCGAAAAAGGCGCGATTAGCAGTGCGCCAACGTGTGTGGCGGAAGAGTTGGTCGATATCGTCTTTGTTTTAGATGACGAACATAAGCCAGCAGATTTTTATTGTCTCACGCAAAAAGATAAAGATTTACTGCTTGAAGAAGAGACCATCACACAAGGATTTATCAAGCAATTAAAAGAGTTAAATAGTAAAGCGCCCAACCCAGAGACAGCAACGGAAGAAGACGTTAAACAGCACATATTGGATCGTCAAGCTTGGTTAGAGTCGGTGATCAATGCGGGCGCTGTGGGGTATGGAGAAGACACGTCGAGTCATCAGCCTCAAGTCGCTTCGACAGGCGAGAGTACGAGTGAACCGTCGCAAGTTGCCACAACAGGCGAGAGTGATACATCGGGGAATAAGTCTGGTCTTGATAAGGATGAAAATAAGAAACAGATCGAATCAAGGATTGAAGAAATAAGCCAAAAAATTGGATTTGTCGATGAATATACCCATGAGTTTTTTCAAGATAAATCTGGCAAAATTATCGGCGAAAAACTGCTTGCTGAGCTCGAAGATGATCAACAATATTGGCAATCATTATTGGATAAAGCAGAAAAAAAATCAGTCTCGGCCACGAAACAAAAAGTAGATTTAAACGATTTTGCTCATATTAGAAAGAAAACATTGAAACCAGCAGCAACCGATCATATCAAAGAGATTGTAGTGGCGGGCGAGAATCGGACGATATATGTGCGTCCTCAGTTTTTATTGAGAGAAAAAGATAAACATTGGGTTTCGAATACATCGGATGTCGGTTTCAAAGAAGCGTTGGATGCATTGGATCCGCAGAAATTTAAAAAGAAACTCCAAGAGAGCCTAAGACAAGATTTATTTAAAAATAAAGAGATCCCCAAAACGCTCAAAGCCAATCTTGCGAAGTGGGAGGTCGAAGGGTGGAACTGGGTCGCATGGGAGGCGCATGGTTACCTCAATAATAGTGATGGTAAAACGGTATTTGCTTTAAGTAGTAGTGCCCAATTATTCCGCTGGGCGGCTCAGGCCAGCGCTGGTAGCAAATTAGAGTTACAAGATGGTGTCTCGGCGGACATTGGTGTGGGGGCCGACGCCTCGTTTTCATTGGCAGAGGCGGCGGTCAAAACAGAAGCCTACGTGCCTTATAAGCAAGGGTGGGAGCTCAGTTTAACCTACCAAAATGAGAAAAAAGAGGATTGTCGTTATTCATTTGGGCGTTTCCGATTTAAAGCGGCGATTGAGCTCAGTGCATTTCTTGGTGTGACGGCATCCGGGAATGTGGGGGCGGCTGCGACGACCGATAAAAAGGTGGAAAACCCGAACCCTGGTACGGATATTATTATTGCGCCCAACGTTAGCATTGAGCCACAACGTAAAACTGAGAATACTCCCGGCGGCAATATCGGTGTCAAGGCGGGCGGCTTTGCAGGCGCCCAATCGGGCGGGCAGGTCACAGGCGCAGTTGAGTGGTTAGATCCGGATGATGCCCCCAAACTTGATTTTTCCGCGTTAGCGCAAGTGTCTGCAGAAGGCAATGTGGCCTTTGGTGCCGGCGCGGGCGTCGATTTTCAGCTAGCTTTAATTGACAACAGTAAATTTTATTTACATTGCTCTGCACAAGTGGTTTGGGGCCCTGGTGCCAAAGGCGGATTTGCCACAGAAATTGATGTGGGCAAATTGTTTGATTTGTTTATTGTTATCGCTAAAGGGTTACAGTATGTAGATTATCGTCAGTTAAGAAACATTGAGCCTCCAGTATACGAATATTTTAAAAACTCGACTTATGTTGCTTTTGCCTCTGAACTGATTGATGACCCCAGTGAAACCTTTACTAAATATATGGGGAAAGGGTTTGATTTCTTTGAGGACTATTTCGCTAGAAGAAGAAAAGTAAGAGAAGACGCCTTGAAAATAGCAGATAATGTATTGAATGATAATAGCCAAGTATGGGAAAAATATGATCAGTCATTACTCTTTCCGGAAACAATTGGCATGATGTTGCATACTCTTGTGACTGATTTTTTCTGGAAGTCCACAGAAAAGCAAGAGAAAGCTATTTGTTACCTATTAAGTAACACAGTCACAAGTTGGCGTAAGTTGTCGGAAGTATTATGCCGGATGAATAAAGATGGTCATAAAGAAGGCAACGTGGATGCTATGATTGCTAATTTAAAACGCATTAATGCGATATTAGATGGCGATCAGCAAGATGAATTTGATGATTGGATTTTAGAGTTAAGCGTTAAAGATAAACGAGATTTACTCAACAGAGACGGTCGCTTAGCATTTACGCCATTAACTGGCGATCAGTTCAGAAATAAAGAAGCCGAAGTGAGAGGTAAGATTGCTCGTCTAACGACACCGGATTCGAATGAGTATTTTGTATAA
- a CDS encoding IS30 family transposase: protein MNYQQLTEGRRYQISALLERGISVPEIAKTVQCHRSTVYRELKRGRKGEHYCPNEAQMSSTKKRKTARKYRIPKERVDFIRLLLETDWSPEQISNVLTKIGASVSHEWIYRFVAQDKRLGGKLYRHLRQGHKRYRRGKQEKAPAIKNAVSIDDRPSIVDSKERFGDWEIDTVLGKHGTGAMVTILERKTRFYVVKKVPSKSADDVTKATIELLKPYKKHVHTITADNGREFAGHETIAKELKADVYFAHPYSSWERGANENANGLLRQYVKKGTDLTTVTDIDIEFALSRINYRPRKCLGFKQAAIIFEEMALAS, encoded by the coding sequence ATGAATTATCAACAGTTGACCGAAGGCAGAAGATACCAGATTTCTGCTCTTTTGGAACGGGGAATTTCGGTTCCTGAAATAGCTAAAACAGTTCAGTGCCACCGCTCGACGGTATACCGTGAGCTTAAACGCGGTCGGAAGGGAGAGCATTATTGCCCTAACGAAGCCCAGATGTCGTCTACCAAAAAGCGCAAAACAGCACGTAAATACCGAATACCAAAGGAACGTGTCGATTTTATCCGCCTTCTTTTAGAAACAGATTGGAGTCCAGAGCAGATTTCTAATGTATTAACGAAAATTGGTGCATCTGTCAGTCATGAGTGGATCTATCGCTTTGTTGCTCAAGATAAACGCTTGGGCGGTAAGTTATATCGTCACTTGAGACAAGGTCATAAGCGGTATCGCCGAGGTAAACAAGAGAAAGCTCCAGCGATAAAAAATGCCGTTTCGATTGATGATAGACCAAGCATCGTTGACAGTAAGGAGCGGTTTGGTGACTGGGAAATCGACACTGTGCTAGGTAAGCATGGTACAGGTGCAATGGTGACTATTTTAGAGCGTAAGACTCGATTTTACGTGGTAAAGAAAGTGCCATCTAAGTCAGCGGATGATGTCACCAAAGCGACAATAGAGCTACTGAAGCCCTATAAGAAACATGTCCATACCATTACGGCAGATAACGGGCGAGAGTTTGCAGGTCATGAAACCATCGCAAAAGAATTAAAGGCTGATGTGTACTTTGCTCATCCGTACAGTTCTTGGGAGCGTGGTGCTAATGAGAATGCGAACGGTCTTTTAAGGCAATATGTGAAGAAAGGAACCGATCTAACGACAGTGACGGACATCGATATAGAGTTCGCTTTATCGCGGATAAATTACCGTCCGAGAAAGTGTTTAGGCTTCAAGCAGGCAGCCATTATATTTGAGGAGATGGCTTTAGCTTCTTGA